The window GAAGTCTATCTTCATATTCGATTACAGAAACACAGCTACAAACGGCTTTATTTAGAATGTATTCACATATGTCAACTTATGCTTTTAAAATGTACAAGggttttaaaatttgttgaaatGACAGTCCTAACATTTAGAGATAAAAGTTATAGTATAATGAAAAGAGATATCCTAACTGATAATCGCAGCATTTTTACTAATATctgttattacaattttatctaGCTCATTTATAACATTTCAGACCCGAAAAAGGCGATATCACAGCTGAGCTCACTGATAAACTCCGGAATCACTTTCATGTCAGTCTGCTTTATGCTAATGGGAGTATTACTTCTATACGCGACTTTGGCGGTGAGTAGAGTAACAAGTATTTCATTATCCTTGTACGATTGATTGGACTAGACCAGAGCCCGTTGCTAAGATGCATTTCTGCAATcgttaacatacatacatacatacataacatcacgcatttatctctgaaggggtatgcagaggcgcaactaggacacccacttttcgccaagtatgttccgtcccatgatgtgatagggggcgagcctatcgccatatcgggcacaaattccagactccgggctgatactgagcagaaaaacccaaatattgctttgcccgacccgggattcgaacccaggacctcagagcgctattgtaccggacatgcaatacaactacgccaccgaggcaggcaatcgttaacgcttatatattatagaaaaatgtaaGGGAATACATATCCTATCAACAAGAATAAATAAGAACATCACATAACATAACGTTAAGAGCCTTTGCCGCTCTCAGACCTACCACTACAATTGCTGTatgccaggatcagcagtggcacgcattttatgacaccgagcagtgaagtgAAGAGtgtcagggaaaactaatttgtctttatcccgcatagaaattaataaaataaaaagatagagAGGAGTTGGAAACATGAATTGttcacttccctccatagcaaagcgggagacacaATAATGAActataacgttagcgttaacgatagTGTAAAAGCATCTTGCTACGGCCTCTGATACAGTAGACGAAACAAATTATCGAGAAACTTTGCGTCCCTCGACGGTTATAATTAAGCAACTAACTCGAAAACTTGTCGAAACTTCCCGCCATTTGCACGATCACCATGAtaccattataaataaaagtcaatGGATTATTGTCAAAacagacttaaatttaacaaaaagaaTCCTATTTGCTCTAAtaaataccaatgtaataaatgtaataaatatttgccaACCGTCACCGGCAAATATAGAAGCTGCGCTGTTTATTATATTGGCGTTGAATCTTTTTCTATTAAACGGTGCTAGCTTAGTTGCTAGTATTATTATCCAGACAGGGATCCATCATTTCAgctgggaatcgtccactgcaggacataggcctcccccattgagcgccaaaGGGACCGGTtttgggccgccctcatccattcGACCCCGGTGACCCTCACCAGGttgtcggtccatctcgtggagGGCCCCTGCCCACGCTGCGTACAGGGCCCTTATACGTTTACTATTTGAATTAACCGCCATACGAGTATTTAATGGGTCACCTTAGCCTTGTTAGCCATATCAGTTTTACATACACGTTGCTGCCTGTAAAGTAAAGGTAGaagccactgtagaggaacagatggttacgttcctctatggaagggaaagatgACCAGTcgggcagatgttgcgcctgaccggccgcggccccttcGACGGTCATTCGGAGGTAGTATATATGCTGCGTTTCGCGCAAATTCTACTATCGCAAGCCAGTATCGCCTAGCgtcatctatcgtgattgctgtacGATATAACTACAGTTGTCAATGCACCGATCATCTTGCAGCTCCGGTAATGTGAActagatggcggtgtatgcactGATTGTACCGCCActttaatttagtattatatttattttcgtattatattaattttatatttacttgcCTTCCAGGACGCGGAAGGAATCGTTCAAGTGTTCGTCTGGATTACATTTGTGAACGTTATTTTCGGTTTCTTCATGGTGATTGCGATATGTTATGAATGTGTATTCAAAGAGGACAAATGCATACTCAAGAGCATGGACTGGTTGTCCGGCTCTGCGTTGCTAGTTAtcgttgttatttatttatttggtaagaatttatatttaattagtataatAACGATGATTATATTTAGGTAAACATAAttgtagaatattaaaattaagtaaatccAGATATATGTTAAAAATCGTACGTCAGAATCgtatcatatttttgtatttttattaattatgtatttatttcaattagaacgggttaaacaattacattaattaagttAATGATAACAACATGTAACTacaatttgttatatattttgttcaatttaaTGACAGTCTCCCACTGTATCTAcagaaaataatacacaaaaaatacctAATCCTAAAAAGATTGCCCTTGTTAGCACACATAATATATACGCAGAGCTGTTAAGCTGTGTACATATTTGAACAAAGCCGTACAGCTTGTGTCGATTTCATGCATATAATAGTACGCAGTTTTAGGTCCGATAACCAAAAATGATTTATGCAAATTGCCGTGTAATACGCTCTGGACTGCAGTGTACTAGCGCCTAAGATCGTGACGTCGCACCTAATGAGCCTCTCGCGCGACAGACCCCGCCATGACCCCCGTTTGTTCACACTATCTCATAATTATCTTGGacgtaataaattacaaaaaaaaaataattggtggAAAAGCggctttattatttatgatttaaggGTAAAAATGGAGTGTCGTAATTTTATTAGCGAAGgtccttttaaataaaatgtaaaaagaattaaacaaaaaaaaataatacttatatctCGTAACCAGcttctgctcgcggcttcgcccgcatgaaggagttttccgggataaaaaaagtaaaagggGAAAAATATCCTATAACCTTCCAAGGTTCTTAAACTAACTCtacatcaaatttcataaaaatgcttttaataaaatcgataatatacagacaaacagaaaacggggactttgttttataatatgtatagatattgtaaattaattaataatgataatcgTGATACggtagatttaaaatatatcaaaatattgctataattacttttattttacataagatTAAAAGTGTTTTAAACTGAATACAATAATAGCTGTTACTGTTTATTATTAGactatgatataatatatcgCTTAATAATTCAAGGTTTGTGGCTCGACCGTActttagattttacataattaatgtgAATATCGGCAAATTGTTTTAGTTCGCGTTCCGCCAAGCATTAACGCGTGCGTGTGGATGTCAAATCAATCAACAAACAtagtaaactttaaaatataatttaataatgaaatttaattaattaaaaaaaattaacatgttTTTCACGGAAAAACGGTCAAGTGTGAGTAGGGCTCGCGCACCAAGAATTCCGTACcatccaattttattatttttaattaacaatcttTAAACTGAGAACTCTTGATagagtcccccccgtgaccatgaaggctgcaaagtcttcgaacgtcgggagaaaataataatataaaaaccgcgtaaaaaaaacgtttagtacttttatttttattatgtattaattgtaaatgaaattataatatgtacattttcatataatattcttttattacaatgacaaatgtcaatcatacaatttactttttagtgacCATAGAGTGGCCACGAACACAACAGTTTCCTCCCCCTCAAATGAACATAGTTTTTTACTTATTCTTTAGAACGTAAGTCCAGGATCTGGTCCACGTGACGTTTGTGTACTTCGCCACTCTCTGTTCTGATTAAATAGTGTAGGTGACCTAGGACTTTCTCGATTCTGCCAAATTCCCACTTGTCACGGCCTGTGTAGTCCCTAAACTGCACCTTACGTCCAATCTCGAATTTCCTGGTTACAACGGAATATGATCTCGCCGTCTCTCTCGCTACCTTCCCTCTGAATTTGACATGTAGAGCGGTGCGTACTTCTCTACCGAACATTAGCTCGTATGGGCTCTTGCCACTGCTGACGCTAGGGGTCCTTAGCAAATGTTCCTTAATGTCTCGTAGCTGCTCATGTATTGTACCAGGCCCAAAACGGGCAGCATGCAGTGCCTTTTTAATCGTCTGTACGAATCTCTCTGCCTGTCCGTTAGTAGCTGGATGGTAAGGTGCTGACGTTTTATGTATGACTCCCGTATTCTTCAGGAATGACTCAAATTCATTTGATACAAACTGTCGACCATTATCCGATACTAAGGTGAATGGTACTCCAAATGTTGTGAATAAATCCTTCAGTTTATTTATACACCATGAGCTAATGGTAACCTTCGTCGGTATAATCTCCACCCACTTACTGTATGCatcaactattataaataaggaatatCCTTTAACAGGGCCCGCAAAATCGATATGTATCCTCTGCCACGGACCAGATGGTTTTTCCCAGTGATGTACTTGTACCGGTGTTGGTTGGTTTTGGTTTAATCGACATTCACGACATTGACTTACTAGACTTTCTATgtctttatctatatttttccaataaacATAACTACGGGcaagtaatttcattttaacaatTCCCAAATGACCTTTATGCAGTTCGTTTAGTACTGTGTTTTTCAGACTAGCCGGTATCATAACCCTGGTACCTTTTAGTATACACCCATCTTGCACAGTAAGCTCGTTGTCATTATAACCATATCTTTTAACACTTGTGCCCGTCATCAGTGCTTTCATCAGTGTATCATAATCCATGTCTTTCGTGGTTTCTTCAGCTATCTTTTTTCGGTCGATTGTAATGGTGTTCATTTGGTTTCTCTGAAAAACGCTACAAGCGTCAATAATATTCAAGGCTATTTTATCTACCGGAAATCGAGATAAGTAGTCTGCGTTACTATTGCCACTCGATGTTCTGTATTCAATCGTATAGTCAAAACCAGATAGAAAATGGGCGTAGTGAAAAAGCCTCATAGTACTCATTGCCGGTAATGTTTTATGGggatgaaatattatagtgagCGGTTTATGATCTGTAATTAATATGAACTTCCTTCCGTAACAgaaattgaaaaactttttaagtCCCCAGAAGATAGACGTCGCTTCCTTGTCAATTTGGCTGTATTTCTTTTCACTTGATGTGAGTGAACGAGATGCGAATGCGATTGGTCTATCGGAGCCGTCAGGCATTCTATGTGACAGAATGGCGCCAAGTCCTGTCGGGGATGCATCTGTAGCGAGTACTACTGGTTTATTGGGATCGAAGTGCATTAGTACCCTTTCActgataatttcttttttatcttgtCGAAACTCTCTTGACATCTCATGGTCCAATCGAATTCTGTACCTTTCTTTAGCAAAGAATTCAAGGAATTCGATATTGAAGCTAAGTTTggtatgaatttattataataatttgccaTGCCTAAAAATGTTCTGAGTTCGTCAATGTTTTTAGGGCGTTCGGCGTCCAGAATTGCTTTAACTTTGTCTCTGTTTTTATGTAACCCATTTTTATCAATCGTATGTCCCAAATAGTTAATGCTCTTcttaaaaaaatgacatttctccttatttaattttaaattatattcttgtaATTTTTGAAGAACTTGACGTAGTCTTGCTAAGAGTTGATTTTCTGAAGATCCTTGAATTATGATATcatcaaaaaaacattttactccTGCCAATCCTTGCAGCAATCGATCCATAAATTTTTGCCACAAGTTAGGTGCTACCTTAACACCAAACATCAAACGGTTAACTTTGAATGAACCCTTATGTGTACTTATTGTCTGCATCATGGCGCTCTCCTCATCCATCATCATGTGTAGGTACGCCTGGCTGACGTCCAATGTGCAAAATATCTCACCACCATTCATTTCTACGAGTATGTCTTCAATTATCGGTATTGGGTATTGGTCGTCTTTGATGATCTTATTTAATGTAACTTTGTAGTCGGCGCATAGACGTATACTTCCATTTGGTTTAACTATCGGAACTACAGGAGTTCCCCATTCAGAGTTGTCTATTTTCGTAATAACTCCTTGTTGACACAAGCGATCTATTTCCGTGTCAACCTTTTCCTTTAGAGCGTACGGTATACGTCttggtttaataaaaattggtgTAGCTCCctcttttaaagaaaaatttgcCTTGTAGTTAGGTATACAGCCAAGAGTTCCATCGAAAACCTTTGAATATTCAGCCAATAATGAGTCAAGTTTCGTATCAATATTAGATCGTATATTGTTGATATTGGCTAAATTGAGATTTGTAAGTCTAATCCATGATCGACCAAATATAGGTTCAAcgttttgtttgataatatatagcttTCCGCTGAAAAATTGCTGTTTATATTTGCATGTCACGTATACTACTCCGACCGGTTTGATTAATTCTCCTGTATAAGTTTTCATGATAATGtcagttttgaatatttttgtatcgagGTTTAATgccttaaaatctttataagatATTGATGATAGAGCTGCTCCCGTGTCTACCTCCATCTCAACAATTTTGTCGTTAATGTGGATCTTAATCATATATTTGTCGTTGATGATTGATCTAATGACGTTCATGTTCCATGGTATACCAACATCGACAATCGACTCCTCGTTCATATCCTGGGCTACATCCTCAGCATGCACCTCCACGTGCTCAGATTGGACCAAATGGTTGCCCCTGAACGGGTGTAAACATACACGAGCTAAATGGCCctttcttttacatttataacatgtATCGTTAATACATCTACAATTATTAGCTCTGTGGCCTTCACTTCCGCAACGAAAACATTTCCCTTTTATGTCTTTTACTGTTATAACTTGTCTTTTGAATGgggttttcttatttaattgttGCATTTGATGACTTATATGAGTAGCTTTTGATATGTAAGAACTGTCACACTTTGCTGTTTCTATAGCTGTTGCTGTACGTATGAGATTTGGTAAGTCAGTTACATCGGTACTCTGAAGAATTTTAGCACGTGCGTCATTGTCTTTAAGACCTCGGACAAATTGAAGTGTGATAAAATTATCAGCAATCGATTTATTGCAGTGTTTGCATTTAAAATCACAATCTTGTGCTAAACGTTTTAATTGTGCTGTATATTCTATAATCGATTCATTCTCCTCTTGTGTCCTTGTAATGAATTTGTGTTGAGTTGCCCACATGCTTGGTTTTGGGTCCAAGTAAtcatctaaaattttaataagttcggCGTAACCGACATCAGATGGTTCTTTTGGTGCACATAGATCGTATGCTCTTTGATGTAGTTCTGGAGGAATAGAACTTAAAAGCATGTACATTTTGGTTTGGTTGTCATGgcaattatttaaaagcaaaaacatttctaatcttttgtaaaatttataaaactttctttTTCTTGTAATGGTTGAAACATTATCTTCGGTACTACCGTTTCACTGCTTCGAGCGTATGTAGATGTAGGTGTTGCGTAGTATGGTGTAGAAATAGATGTTGTAGGGCGTAAATCCTGTAACCTTACTTGTAGCTGTATTATCAATTCTTCAGTTATATATCTTTCTTCTATTTCCACCTCCACCTGATCATCACATTCTATTATCGATTCAATTTCCGTTTGAATTTGGTCGAACTTCTTTTGATAAGTTGTCAAATGTTCTAGTCTTGCTTTTAATtcgtagtctggaatttcttgttcattttgtattaaatagttttgtaatttttttaagctgCCCCCTTATAGAGGCTCGTATTCTTCGAAGTTTTTGTAGTTCCATATCCTCGTcgccaatattatgtattaattgtaaatgaaattataatatgtacattttcatataatattcttttattacaatgacaaatgtcaatcatacaatttactttttagtgaccatagagtggccacgaacacaacaattttcaatgtctaacattcgcgtaaacataagaaatcattaactcTTGAAAGCTCAGACTCCAAGACACACGGCAAAtacccaaaattattttttactctgTCGTAGGTTTTCTAAGGCCCTATACCTTAAACTACAGACAATGTTCACATATTGGTACAAAGCTGTTAACGTAAACCCTCGCGTTTAAAAACACTAGCGTCGCTGACCGggcctttattatttttttaactcctGTACTCGAATTGTTTCGGGATTGGGATACGCCGCTGCGGTCGGCGCTAACGGAGTATTGTTATTCCAACTTTAATGGACTGTAGAAAGCCAATAATCTGGAAAAGTACTCCCGAGATATTACCTGACAGTAAGGTAAGGGAAGTAAGGCGAAaggtccatacaatccgattgctatcggcttctcttttgtaatttagttaaaactagcgacccgccccggcttcgcacgggtgcaatatttctccactatttaagtaatggatgttattatacatataaaccttcctcttgaatcactctatctattaaaaaaaaccgcatcaaaatccgttgcgtagttttaaagatttaagcatacatagacagggacagagaaagcgactttgttttatactatgtagtgacgtaattataatcattagtaCGATTTACAgactacatttatattatatattaatacctgTATATTGTGTCGGGTGACCTTTCGGAAAAACCTTATCCTTCGCCACTAATTTGATGGTACGTAATTCTTGGTTCGCGAGCCCTACTCACACTTGACTGTTACCGGAGAAAACAACACAAAGCAACAAAATTAGTGTTGAGTTTTGTATGGGAAGTGAGTTTCTCATGCGTTTAAACGTACAAAATTCGTG of the Manduca sexta isolate Smith_Timp_Sample1 chromosome 18, JHU_Msex_v1.0, whole genome shotgun sequence genome contains:
- the LOC119189714 gene encoding uncharacterized protein LOC119189714, which codes for MCEIFPEFHDCCLVFSLRIGLLIISLLSVITGAISLSAIEQQTESNYENLKNITNIRDPKKAISQLSSLINSGITFMSVCFMLMGVLLLYATLADAEGIVQVFVWITFVNVIFGFFMVIAICYECVFKEDKCILKSMDWLSGSALLVIVVIYLFAWIYFISVANSYATNV